Proteins encoded within one genomic window of Dasypus novemcinctus isolate mDasNov1 chromosome 17, mDasNov1.1.hap2, whole genome shotgun sequence:
- the DCTN1 gene encoding dynactin subunit 1 isoform X23, whose product MSAEASSRPLRVGSRVEVIGKGHRGTVAYVGATLFATGKWVGVILDEAKGKNDGTVQGRKYFTCEEGHGIFVRQSQIQVFEDGADTTSPETPDSSASKLLKREGTDAAAKTSKLPTRPASSGVAGASSSLGPSGSASAGELSSSEPSTPAQTPLAAPIIPTPALTSPGAAPLLPSPSKEEEGLRAQVRDLEEKLETLRLKRAEDKAKLKELEKYKIQLEQVQEWKSKMQEQQADLQRRLKEARKEAKEALEAKERYMEEMADTADAIEMATLDKEMAEERAESLQQEVEALKERVDELTTDLEILKAEIEEKGSDGAASSYQLKQLEEQNARLKDALVRMRDLSSSEKQEHVKLQKLMEKKNQELEVVRQQRERLQEELSQAESTIDELKEQVDAALGAEEMVEMLTDRNLNLEEKVRELRETVGDLEAMNEMNDELQENARETELELREQLDMAGARVREAQKRVEAAQETVADYQQTIKKYRQLTAHLQDVNRELTNQQEASVERQQQPPPETFDFKIKFAETKAHAKAIEMELRQMEVAQANRHMSLLTAFMPDSFLRPGGDHDCVLVLLLMPRLICKAELIRKQAQEKFELSENCSERPGLRGAAGEQLSFAAGLVYSLSLLQATLHRYEHALSQCSVDVYKKVGSLYPEMSAHERSLDFLIELLHKDQLDETVNVEPLTKAIKYYQHLYSIHLAEQPEDCTMQLADHIKFTQSALDCMSVEVGRLRAFLQGGQEASDIALLLRDLETSCSDIRQFCKKIRRRMPGTDAPGIPTALAFGPQVSDTLLDCRKHLTWVVAVLQEVAAAAAQLIAPLAENEGLPVAALEELAFKASEQIYGSPSGSPYECLRQSCNILISTMNKLATAMQEGEYDAERPPSKPPPVELRAAALRAEITDAEGLGLKLEDRETVIKELKKSLKIKGEELSEANVRLSLLEKKLDSAAKDADERAEKVQTRLEETQTLLRKKEKEFEETMDALQADIDQLEAEKAELKQRLNSQSKRTIEGLRGPPPSGIATLVSGIAGAGAPGQAPGSVPGLGLVKDSPLLLQQISAMRLHISQLQHENSILKGSQMKASLAALPPLHVAKLSLPPHEGPGSELAAGALYRKTNQLLETLNQLSTHTHVVDITRTSPAAKSPSAQLLEQVAQLKSLSDTIEKLQDEVLKETVSQRPGATVPTAFATFPSSAFLRAKEEQQDDTVYVGKVTFSCAAGLGQRHRLVLTQEQLHRLHGRLIS is encoded by the exons CCCACCCGCCCAGCCAGTTCTGGGGTGGCTGGGGCCAGTAGCTCCCTGGGCCCCTCTGGCTCGGCATCGGCAGGTGAACTGAGCAGCAGTGAGCCCAGCACCCCAGCTCAGACTCCACTGGCAGCACCTATCATCCCCACACCAGCCCTCACCTCTCCTGGAGCagctcctctccttccttccccctccaaG GAGGAGGAGGGCTTGAGGGCCCAGGTGCGGGACCTGGAGGAGAAGTTGGAGACTTTGCGGCTGAAACGGGCAGAAGACAAGGCAAAGCTGAAAGAACTGGAGAAATACAAGATCCAGCTGGAGCAGGTGCAGGAATGGAAGAGCAAAATGCAGGAGCAGCAGGCAGACCTGCAACGGCGCCTCAAGGAAGCACGAAAG GAAGCCAAGGAGGCATTGGAGGCGAAGGAACGCTACATGGAGGAAATGGCTGACACTGCTGATGCCATCGAGATGGCCACTCTGGACAAAGAGATGGCTGAAGAGCGGGCAGAGTCCCTGCAGCAGGAGGTCGAGGCACTGAAGGAGCGTGTGGATGAGCTCACCACTGACCTGGAGATCCTCAAGGCTGAGATTGAAGAGAAAG GCTCGGATGGGGCTGCGTCCAGCTATCAGCTCAAGCAGCTCGAGGAGCAGAATGCCCGTCTGAAGGATGCCCTGGTGAG GATGCGGGATCTTTCTTCCTCGGAGAAGCAAGAGCATGTGAAGCTCCAGAAGCTCATGGAAAAGAAGAACCAAGAGCTGGAAGTTGTGAGGCAACAGCGGGAGCGTCTGCAGGAGGAGTTGAGCCAGGCAGAGAGCACCATTGATGAGCTCAAAGAGCAG GTGGATGCTGCTCTGGGTGCTGAGGAGATGGTGGAGATGCTGACAGACCGGAACCTGAATCTAGAAGAGAAAGTGCGGGAATTGAGGGAGACAGTGGGGGACCTG GAAGCAATGAATGAGATGAATGACGAGCTACAGGAGAATGCGCGCGAAACAGAACTGGAGCTGCGGGAGCAGCTGGACATGGCAGGTGCCCGGGTGCGTGAGGCCCAGAAACGTGTCGAGGCAGCCCAGGAGACGGTTGCAGACTACCAGCAAACCATCAAGAAGTATCGCCAGCTGACTGCTCACCTACAG GATGTGAATCGAGAACTGACAAACCAGCAGGAAGCATCTGTGGagaggcagcagcagccaccTCCAGAGACTTTTGACTTCAAAATCAAGTTTGCTGAGACAAAGGCCCATGCCAAG GCAATTGAAATGGAGCTGAGGCAGATGGAGGTCGCCCAGGCCAACCGGCACATGTCCCTGCTGACAGCTTTCATGCCCGACAGTTTCCTTCGGCCAGGTGGGGACCATGACTGTGTCCTGGTGCTGCTGCTCATGCCCCGTCTCATTTGTAAG GCGGAGCTGATCCGGAAGCAGGCCCAGGAGAAGTTTGAACTAAGTGAGAACTGTTCAGAGCGGCCCGGGTTGCGAGGAGCTGCGGGGGAGCAGCTCAGCTTTGCTGCCGGGCTGGTGTACTCCCTAAGTCTCCTGCAGGCCACGCTCCACCGCTATGAGCA TGCCCTCTCTCAGTGCAGTGTGGACGTGTATAAGAAGGTGGGCAGTCTGTACCCTGAGATGAGTGCTCACGAGCGCTCCTTGGATTTCCTTATTGAGCTGCTGCACAAGGATCAGCTGGATGAGACTGTCAATGTGGAACCTCTCACCAAGGCCATCAAGTACTACCAG CATCTGTACAGCATCCATCTCGCCGAGCAGCCTGAGGACTGTACCATGCAGCTGGCTGACCACATTAAG TTCACCCAGAGTGCCCTGGACTGCATGAGTGTGGAGGTGGGGCGGCTACGTGCCTTTTTGCAG GGTGGGCAGGAAGCTTCAGATATTGCCCTCTTGCTCCGGGACCTGGAAACATCATGCAGTGACATCCGCCAGTTCTGTAAGAAGATCAGGAGGCGAATGCCAGGGACAGATGCTCCTGGGATCCCAACTGCACTGGCCTTTGGACCACAG GTCTCTGACACGCTCCTAGACTGCAGGAAACACTTGACATGGGTGGTGGCTGTGCTGCAGGAGGTGGCAGCTGCTGCCGCCCAGCTCATTGCCCCGCTGGCCGAGAATGAGGGGCTGCCTGTGGCTGCTCTGGAGGAGCTGGCTTTCAAAGCGAGCGAGCAG ATCTATGGGAGCCCTTCCGGCAGCCCCTATGAGTGTCTGCGCCAGTCTTGCAACATCCTCATCAGTACCATGAACAAACTGGCCACAGCCATGCAGGAGGGGGAGTACGATGCAGAGCGGCCCCCCAGCAAG CCGCCCCCAGTTGAGCTGCGGGCAGCAGCCCTTCGTGCAGAGATCACAGACGCTGAAGGCCTGGGTTTGAAGCTTGAAGATAGAGAGACAGTTATCAAGGAGTTAAAGAAGTCACTCAAGATCAAG GGGGAGGAACTGAGTGAGGCCAACGTGCGGctgagcctcctggagaagaagcTGGACAGCGCTGCCAAAGACGCGGACGAGCGGGCTGAGAAAGTCCAGACTCGGCTGGAGGAGACCCAGACGCTGCTGAGGAAGAAGGAGAA AGAGTTTGAGGAGACGATGGATGCACTCCAGGCTGACATTGACCAGCTGGAGGCCGAAAAGGCAGAGCTCAAGCAGCGGCTGAACAGCCAGTCCAAGCGCACAATCGAGGGGCTCCGGGGGCCCCCGCCCTCGGGCATTGCGACCCTGGTCTCAGGTATTGCTGGTG CAGGAGCCCCTGGGCAGGCTCCAGGGTCTGTGCCAGGCCTGGGGCTGGTAAAGGACTCCCCACTGCTGCTTCAGCAGATCTCTGCCATGAGGCTGCACATCTCCCAGCTCCAGCATGAGAACAGCATCCTCAAG GGATCCCAGATGAAGGCATCCTTGGCAGCCTTGCCTCCTCTGCATGTGGCAAAGCTGTCCCTCCCGCCCCATGAGGGCCCTGGCAGTGAGCTGGCTGCTGGAGCGCTGTATCGTAAGACCAACCAGCTACTGGAGACGTTGAATCAGCTGAGCACGCACACCCACGTGGTAGACATCACTCGCACCAGTCCTG CTGCCAAAAGCCCATCGGCTCAGCTCCTGGAGCAGGTGGCTCAGCTCAAGTCCCTGAGCGACACCATCGAGAAGCTCCAG gatGAGGTCCTCAAGGAGACCGTGTCACAGCGCCCTGGAGCCACAGTCCCCACTGCCTTTGCCACCTTCCCGTCATCAGCCTTCCTCAGG GCCAAGGAGGAGCAGCAGGACGACACAGTCTATGTGGGCAAAGTGACCTTCTCGTGTGCGGCTGGCCTTGGACAGCGACACCGGCTGGTGCTGACTCAGGAACAGCTGCATCGGCTCCACGGCCGCCTAATCTCCTAA
- the DCTN1 gene encoding dynactin subunit 1 isoform X24: protein MSAEASSRPLRVGSRVEVIGKGHRGTVAYVGATLFATGKWVGVILDEAKGKNDGTVQGRKYFTCEEGHGIFVRQSQIQVFEDGADTTSPETPDSSASKLLKREGTDAAAKTSKLPTRPASSGVAGASSSLGPSGSASAGELSSSEPSTPAQTPLAAPIIPTPALTSPGAAPLLPSPSKEEEGLRAQVRDLEEKLETLRLKRAEDKAKLKELEKYKIQLEQVQEWKSKMQEQQADLQRRLKEARKEAKEALEAKERYMEEMADTADAIEMATLDKEMAEERAESLQQEVEALKERVDELTTDLEILKAEIEEKGSDGAASSYQLKQLEEQNARLKDALVRMRDLSSSEKQEHVKLQKLMEKKNQELEVVRQQRERLQEELSQAESTIDELKEQVDAALGAEEMVEMLTDRNLNLEEKVRELRETVGDLEAMNEMNDELQENARETELELREQLDMAGARVREAQKRVEAAQETVADYQQTIKKYRQLTAHLQDVNRELTNQQEASVERQQQPPPETFDFKIKFAETKAHAKAIEMELRQMEVAQANRHMSLLTAFMPDSFLRPGGDHDCVLVLLLMPRLICKAELIRKQAQEKFELSENCSERPGLRGAAGEQLSFAAGLVYSLSLLQATLHRYEHALSQCSVDVYKKVGSLYPEMSAHERSLDFLIELLHKDQLDETVNVEPLTKAIKYYQHLYSIHLAEQPEDCTMQLADHIKFTQSALDCMSVEVGRLRAFLQGGQEASDIALLLRDLETSCSDIRQFCKKIRRRMPGTDAPGIPTALAFGPQVSDTLLDCRKHLTWVVAVLQEVAAAAAQLIAPLAENEGLPVAALEELAFKASEQIYGSPSGSPYECLRQSCNILISTMNKLATAMQEGEYDAERPPSKPPPVELRAAALRAEITDAEGLGLKLEDRETVIKELKKSLKIKGEELSEANVRLSLLEKKLDSAAKDADERAEKVQTRLEETQTLLRKKEKEFEETMDALQADIDQLEAEKAELKQRLNSQSKRTIEGLRGPPPSGIATLVSAGAPGQAPGSVPGLGLVKDSPLLLQQISAMRLHISQLQHENSILKGSQMKASLAALPPLHVAKLSLPPHEGPGSELAAGALYRKTNQLLETLNQLSTHTHVVDITRTSPAAKSPSAQLLEQVAQLKSLSDTIEKLQDEVLKETVSQRPGATVPTAFATFPSSAFLRAKEEQQDDTVYVGKVTFSCAAGLGQRHRLVLTQEQLHRLHGRLIS, encoded by the exons CCCACCCGCCCAGCCAGTTCTGGGGTGGCTGGGGCCAGTAGCTCCCTGGGCCCCTCTGGCTCGGCATCGGCAGGTGAACTGAGCAGCAGTGAGCCCAGCACCCCAGCTCAGACTCCACTGGCAGCACCTATCATCCCCACACCAGCCCTCACCTCTCCTGGAGCagctcctctccttccttccccctccaaG GAGGAGGAGGGCTTGAGGGCCCAGGTGCGGGACCTGGAGGAGAAGTTGGAGACTTTGCGGCTGAAACGGGCAGAAGACAAGGCAAAGCTGAAAGAACTGGAGAAATACAAGATCCAGCTGGAGCAGGTGCAGGAATGGAAGAGCAAAATGCAGGAGCAGCAGGCAGACCTGCAACGGCGCCTCAAGGAAGCACGAAAG GAAGCCAAGGAGGCATTGGAGGCGAAGGAACGCTACATGGAGGAAATGGCTGACACTGCTGATGCCATCGAGATGGCCACTCTGGACAAAGAGATGGCTGAAGAGCGGGCAGAGTCCCTGCAGCAGGAGGTCGAGGCACTGAAGGAGCGTGTGGATGAGCTCACCACTGACCTGGAGATCCTCAAGGCTGAGATTGAAGAGAAAG GCTCGGATGGGGCTGCGTCCAGCTATCAGCTCAAGCAGCTCGAGGAGCAGAATGCCCGTCTGAAGGATGCCCTGGTGAG GATGCGGGATCTTTCTTCCTCGGAGAAGCAAGAGCATGTGAAGCTCCAGAAGCTCATGGAAAAGAAGAACCAAGAGCTGGAAGTTGTGAGGCAACAGCGGGAGCGTCTGCAGGAGGAGTTGAGCCAGGCAGAGAGCACCATTGATGAGCTCAAAGAGCAG GTGGATGCTGCTCTGGGTGCTGAGGAGATGGTGGAGATGCTGACAGACCGGAACCTGAATCTAGAAGAGAAAGTGCGGGAATTGAGGGAGACAGTGGGGGACCTG GAAGCAATGAATGAGATGAATGACGAGCTACAGGAGAATGCGCGCGAAACAGAACTGGAGCTGCGGGAGCAGCTGGACATGGCAGGTGCCCGGGTGCGTGAGGCCCAGAAACGTGTCGAGGCAGCCCAGGAGACGGTTGCAGACTACCAGCAAACCATCAAGAAGTATCGCCAGCTGACTGCTCACCTACAG GATGTGAATCGAGAACTGACAAACCAGCAGGAAGCATCTGTGGagaggcagcagcagccaccTCCAGAGACTTTTGACTTCAAAATCAAGTTTGCTGAGACAAAGGCCCATGCCAAG GCAATTGAAATGGAGCTGAGGCAGATGGAGGTCGCCCAGGCCAACCGGCACATGTCCCTGCTGACAGCTTTCATGCCCGACAGTTTCCTTCGGCCAGGTGGGGACCATGACTGTGTCCTGGTGCTGCTGCTCATGCCCCGTCTCATTTGTAAG GCGGAGCTGATCCGGAAGCAGGCCCAGGAGAAGTTTGAACTAAGTGAGAACTGTTCAGAGCGGCCCGGGTTGCGAGGAGCTGCGGGGGAGCAGCTCAGCTTTGCTGCCGGGCTGGTGTACTCCCTAAGTCTCCTGCAGGCCACGCTCCACCGCTATGAGCA TGCCCTCTCTCAGTGCAGTGTGGACGTGTATAAGAAGGTGGGCAGTCTGTACCCTGAGATGAGTGCTCACGAGCGCTCCTTGGATTTCCTTATTGAGCTGCTGCACAAGGATCAGCTGGATGAGACTGTCAATGTGGAACCTCTCACCAAGGCCATCAAGTACTACCAG CATCTGTACAGCATCCATCTCGCCGAGCAGCCTGAGGACTGTACCATGCAGCTGGCTGACCACATTAAG TTCACCCAGAGTGCCCTGGACTGCATGAGTGTGGAGGTGGGGCGGCTACGTGCCTTTTTGCAG GGTGGGCAGGAAGCTTCAGATATTGCCCTCTTGCTCCGGGACCTGGAAACATCATGCAGTGACATCCGCCAGTTCTGTAAGAAGATCAGGAGGCGAATGCCAGGGACAGATGCTCCTGGGATCCCAACTGCACTGGCCTTTGGACCACAG GTCTCTGACACGCTCCTAGACTGCAGGAAACACTTGACATGGGTGGTGGCTGTGCTGCAGGAGGTGGCAGCTGCTGCCGCCCAGCTCATTGCCCCGCTGGCCGAGAATGAGGGGCTGCCTGTGGCTGCTCTGGAGGAGCTGGCTTTCAAAGCGAGCGAGCAG ATCTATGGGAGCCCTTCCGGCAGCCCCTATGAGTGTCTGCGCCAGTCTTGCAACATCCTCATCAGTACCATGAACAAACTGGCCACAGCCATGCAGGAGGGGGAGTACGATGCAGAGCGGCCCCCCAGCAAG CCGCCCCCAGTTGAGCTGCGGGCAGCAGCCCTTCGTGCAGAGATCACAGACGCTGAAGGCCTGGGTTTGAAGCTTGAAGATAGAGAGACAGTTATCAAGGAGTTAAAGAAGTCACTCAAGATCAAG GGGGAGGAACTGAGTGAGGCCAACGTGCGGctgagcctcctggagaagaagcTGGACAGCGCTGCCAAAGACGCGGACGAGCGGGCTGAGAAAGTCCAGACTCGGCTGGAGGAGACCCAGACGCTGCTGAGGAAGAAGGAGAA AGAGTTTGAGGAGACGATGGATGCACTCCAGGCTGACATTGACCAGCTGGAGGCCGAAAAGGCAGAGCTCAAGCAGCGGCTGAACAGCCAGTCCAAGCGCACAATCGAGGGGCTCCGGGGGCCCCCGCCCTCGGGCATTGCGACCCTGGTCTCAG CAGGAGCCCCTGGGCAGGCTCCAGGGTCTGTGCCAGGCCTGGGGCTGGTAAAGGACTCCCCACTGCTGCTTCAGCAGATCTCTGCCATGAGGCTGCACATCTCCCAGCTCCAGCATGAGAACAGCATCCTCAAG GGATCCCAGATGAAGGCATCCTTGGCAGCCTTGCCTCCTCTGCATGTGGCAAAGCTGTCCCTCCCGCCCCATGAGGGCCCTGGCAGTGAGCTGGCTGCTGGAGCGCTGTATCGTAAGACCAACCAGCTACTGGAGACGTTGAATCAGCTGAGCACGCACACCCACGTGGTAGACATCACTCGCACCAGTCCTG CTGCCAAAAGCCCATCGGCTCAGCTCCTGGAGCAGGTGGCTCAGCTCAAGTCCCTGAGCGACACCATCGAGAAGCTCCAG gatGAGGTCCTCAAGGAGACCGTGTCACAGCGCCCTGGAGCCACAGTCCCCACTGCCTTTGCCACCTTCCCGTCATCAGCCTTCCTCAGG GCCAAGGAGGAGCAGCAGGACGACACAGTCTATGTGGGCAAAGTGACCTTCTCGTGTGCGGCTGGCCTTGGACAGCGACACCGGCTGGTGCTGACTCAGGAACAGCTGCATCGGCTCCACGGCCGCCTAATCTCCTAA
- the DCTN1 gene encoding dynactin subunit 1 isoform X21, whose translation MSAEASSRPLRVGSRVEVIGKGHRGTVAYVGATLFATGKWVGVILDEAKGKNDGTVQGRKYFTCEEGHGIFVRQSQIQVFEDGADTTSPETPDSSASKLLKREGTDAAAKTSKLTTTRRPKPTRPASSGVAGASSSLGPSGSASAGELSSSEPSTPAQTPLAAPIIPTPALTSPGAAPLLPSPSKEEEGLRAQVRDLEEKLETLRLKRAEDKAKLKELEKYKIQLEQVQEWKSKMQEQQADLQRRLKEARKEAKEALEAKERYMEEMADTADAIEMATLDKEMAEERAESLQQEVEALKERVDELTTDLEILKAEIEEKGSDGAASSYQLKQLEEQNARLKDALVRMRDLSSSEKQEHVKLQKLMEKKNQELEVVRQQRERLQEELSQAESTIDELKEQVDAALGAEEMVEMLTDRNLNLEEKVRELRETVGDLEAMNEMNDELQENARETELELREQLDMAGARVREAQKRVEAAQETVADYQQTIKKYRQLTAHLQDVNRELTNQQEASVERQQQPPPETFDFKIKFAETKAHAKAIEMELRQMEVAQANRHMSLLTAFMPDSFLRPGGDHDCVLVLLLMPRLICKAELIRKQAQEKFELSENCSERPGLRGAAGEQLSFAAGLVYSLSLLQATLHRYEHALSQCSVDVYKKVGSLYPEMSAHERSLDFLIELLHKDQLDETVNVEPLTKAIKYYQHLYSIHLAEQPEDCTMQLADHIKFTQSALDCMSVEVGRLRAFLQGGQEASDIALLLRDLETSCSDIRQFCKKIRRRMPGTDAPGIPTALAFGPQVSDTLLDCRKHLTWVVAVLQEVAAAAAQLIAPLAENEGLPVAALEELAFKASEQIYGSPSGSPYECLRQSCNILISTMNKLATAMQEGEYDAERPPSKPPPVELRAAALRAEITDAEGLGLKLEDRETVIKELKKSLKIKGEELSEANVRLSLLEKKLDSAAKDADERAEKVQTRLEETQTLLRKKEKEFEETMDALQADIDQLEAEKAELKQRLNSQSKRTIEGLRGPPPSGIATLVSAGAPGQAPGSVPGLGLVKDSPLLLQQISAMRLHISQLQHENSILKGSQMKASLAALPPLHVAKLSLPPHEGPGSELAAGALYRKTNQLLETLNQLSTHTHVVDITRTSPAAKSPSAQLLEQVAQLKSLSDTIEKLQDEVLKETVSQRPGATVPTAFATFPSSAFLRAKEEQQDDTVYVGKVTFSCAAGLGQRHRLVLTQEQLHRLHGRLIS comes from the exons CCCACCCGCCCAGCCAGTTCTGGGGTGGCTGGGGCCAGTAGCTCCCTGGGCCCCTCTGGCTCGGCATCGGCAGGTGAACTGAGCAGCAGTGAGCCCAGCACCCCAGCTCAGACTCCACTGGCAGCACCTATCATCCCCACACCAGCCCTCACCTCTCCTGGAGCagctcctctccttccttccccctccaaG GAGGAGGAGGGCTTGAGGGCCCAGGTGCGGGACCTGGAGGAGAAGTTGGAGACTTTGCGGCTGAAACGGGCAGAAGACAAGGCAAAGCTGAAAGAACTGGAGAAATACAAGATCCAGCTGGAGCAGGTGCAGGAATGGAAGAGCAAAATGCAGGAGCAGCAGGCAGACCTGCAACGGCGCCTCAAGGAAGCACGAAAG GAAGCCAAGGAGGCATTGGAGGCGAAGGAACGCTACATGGAGGAAATGGCTGACACTGCTGATGCCATCGAGATGGCCACTCTGGACAAAGAGATGGCTGAAGAGCGGGCAGAGTCCCTGCAGCAGGAGGTCGAGGCACTGAAGGAGCGTGTGGATGAGCTCACCACTGACCTGGAGATCCTCAAGGCTGAGATTGAAGAGAAAG GCTCGGATGGGGCTGCGTCCAGCTATCAGCTCAAGCAGCTCGAGGAGCAGAATGCCCGTCTGAAGGATGCCCTGGTGAG GATGCGGGATCTTTCTTCCTCGGAGAAGCAAGAGCATGTGAAGCTCCAGAAGCTCATGGAAAAGAAGAACCAAGAGCTGGAAGTTGTGAGGCAACAGCGGGAGCGTCTGCAGGAGGAGTTGAGCCAGGCAGAGAGCACCATTGATGAGCTCAAAGAGCAG GTGGATGCTGCTCTGGGTGCTGAGGAGATGGTGGAGATGCTGACAGACCGGAACCTGAATCTAGAAGAGAAAGTGCGGGAATTGAGGGAGACAGTGGGGGACCTG GAAGCAATGAATGAGATGAATGACGAGCTACAGGAGAATGCGCGCGAAACAGAACTGGAGCTGCGGGAGCAGCTGGACATGGCAGGTGCCCGGGTGCGTGAGGCCCAGAAACGTGTCGAGGCAGCCCAGGAGACGGTTGCAGACTACCAGCAAACCATCAAGAAGTATCGCCAGCTGACTGCTCACCTACAG GATGTGAATCGAGAACTGACAAACCAGCAGGAAGCATCTGTGGagaggcagcagcagccaccTCCAGAGACTTTTGACTTCAAAATCAAGTTTGCTGAGACAAAGGCCCATGCCAAG GCAATTGAAATGGAGCTGAGGCAGATGGAGGTCGCCCAGGCCAACCGGCACATGTCCCTGCTGACAGCTTTCATGCCCGACAGTTTCCTTCGGCCAGGTGGGGACCATGACTGTGTCCTGGTGCTGCTGCTCATGCCCCGTCTCATTTGTAAG GCGGAGCTGATCCGGAAGCAGGCCCAGGAGAAGTTTGAACTAAGTGAGAACTGTTCAGAGCGGCCCGGGTTGCGAGGAGCTGCGGGGGAGCAGCTCAGCTTTGCTGCCGGGCTGGTGTACTCCCTAAGTCTCCTGCAGGCCACGCTCCACCGCTATGAGCA TGCCCTCTCTCAGTGCAGTGTGGACGTGTATAAGAAGGTGGGCAGTCTGTACCCTGAGATGAGTGCTCACGAGCGCTCCTTGGATTTCCTTATTGAGCTGCTGCACAAGGATCAGCTGGATGAGACTGTCAATGTGGAACCTCTCACCAAGGCCATCAAGTACTACCAG CATCTGTACAGCATCCATCTCGCCGAGCAGCCTGAGGACTGTACCATGCAGCTGGCTGACCACATTAAG TTCACCCAGAGTGCCCTGGACTGCATGAGTGTGGAGGTGGGGCGGCTACGTGCCTTTTTGCAG GGTGGGCAGGAAGCTTCAGATATTGCCCTCTTGCTCCGGGACCTGGAAACATCATGCAGTGACATCCGCCAGTTCTGTAAGAAGATCAGGAGGCGAATGCCAGGGACAGATGCTCCTGGGATCCCAACTGCACTGGCCTTTGGACCACAG GTCTCTGACACGCTCCTAGACTGCAGGAAACACTTGACATGGGTGGTGGCTGTGCTGCAGGAGGTGGCAGCTGCTGCCGCCCAGCTCATTGCCCCGCTGGCCGAGAATGAGGGGCTGCCTGTGGCTGCTCTGGAGGAGCTGGCTTTCAAAGCGAGCGAGCAG ATCTATGGGAGCCCTTCCGGCAGCCCCTATGAGTGTCTGCGCCAGTCTTGCAACATCCTCATCAGTACCATGAACAAACTGGCCACAGCCATGCAGGAGGGGGAGTACGATGCAGAGCGGCCCCCCAGCAAG CCGCCCCCAGTTGAGCTGCGGGCAGCAGCCCTTCGTGCAGAGATCACAGACGCTGAAGGCCTGGGTTTGAAGCTTGAAGATAGAGAGACAGTTATCAAGGAGTTAAAGAAGTCACTCAAGATCAAG GGGGAGGAACTGAGTGAGGCCAACGTGCGGctgagcctcctggagaagaagcTGGACAGCGCTGCCAAAGACGCGGACGAGCGGGCTGAGAAAGTCCAGACTCGGCTGGAGGAGACCCAGACGCTGCTGAGGAAGAAGGAGAA AGAGTTTGAGGAGACGATGGATGCACTCCAGGCTGACATTGACCAGCTGGAGGCCGAAAAGGCAGAGCTCAAGCAGCGGCTGAACAGCCAGTCCAAGCGCACAATCGAGGGGCTCCGGGGGCCCCCGCCCTCGGGCATTGCGACCCTGGTCTCAG CAGGAGCCCCTGGGCAGGCTCCAGGGTCTGTGCCAGGCCTGGGGCTGGTAAAGGACTCCCCACTGCTGCTTCAGCAGATCTCTGCCATGAGGCTGCACATCTCCCAGCTCCAGCATGAGAACAGCATCCTCAAG GGATCCCAGATGAAGGCATCCTTGGCAGCCTTGCCTCCTCTGCATGTGGCAAAGCTGTCCCTCCCGCCCCATGAGGGCCCTGGCAGTGAGCTGGCTGCTGGAGCGCTGTATCGTAAGACCAACCAGCTACTGGAGACGTTGAATCAGCTGAGCACGCACACCCACGTGGTAGACATCACTCGCACCAGTCCTG CTGCCAAAAGCCCATCGGCTCAGCTCCTGGAGCAGGTGGCTCAGCTCAAGTCCCTGAGCGACACCATCGAGAAGCTCCAG gatGAGGTCCTCAAGGAGACCGTGTCACAGCGCCCTGGAGCCACAGTCCCCACTGCCTTTGCCACCTTCCCGTCATCAGCCTTCCTCAGG GCCAAGGAGGAGCAGCAGGACGACACAGTCTATGTGGGCAAAGTGACCTTCTCGTGTGCGGCTGGCCTTGGACAGCGACACCGGCTGGTGCTGACTCAGGAACAGCTGCATCGGCTCCACGGCCGCCTAATCTCCTAA